The genome window ATTTCTCTTTTAGATGTTTTTCGTCATAAAAGATGCTATAAGATTACTTTTTTGATTTGCTTCACAATTTATATTTTGGGTATATTCATATCTAATATTTGTATTAGTCCCCTCTTTTACTATTAAAAAAAATCGTTGCCTAATGCTAATTTACATTGGTCTATTTATTCTTATATAATTTTTGTGGTGCCGATATAGTCTTGGTATATGTTTTTTATTAAATAAATTATGATTTTTTGTAACCATTTAGTTTGTTAAAGATTTGTTTTTACTGATTTTAAGATTAATAAATATGAATTATTTATATTTAAATTTACGGATGTAAAGCTGAATTTTTTTTTTACTCTTTGTAAAAAAACTAAAAAGAGCCAGAATGATATCATTGTGACTTTGCAGTGTTTTTTTATGACTAAATATGTACTTTTCTCTTCTTTATAAAAACGACCTAAATAACTTTAAACATCACTACAGATTGAAGTAATACGAGGTTTTTTTCTTGTAAGTTGACCGATTTCATAGATGTTCACTCCCATACATCGAGCTGAATAGTTAGTAATTTTTAACTTTTTTTACACTTAAAGTGTAAAAAAACAAAAAAATCTTACAGTAGTTTTGACATATCAAATTGCTTTAGAATTATTTATAACTAAAATTTTAGAGTTTAGAAAAGCTGATAAAACAGAATGATAATTTAAGTAATAAAAGCGTATAAGTCGTTTTAAGAATCTGTTTTTGAGAGTCTTGAAAATAAAAATCAAATGACTTTAAATCTGCTTAAAAAGATATTAGTACTCGATTTTTGAAAATTAGTAATCAATAGAATTAATTACCATTACAAATCATGAATACAACAGCAAAGAAAACTGCAATAGATTGGTCTTCACCAGATATTTTAAATCATTTATTCTCACATATAAAGAGTCCATTAGATTCTATTATTACAGCTAGTACAGCTGGCACACCTGGGAACGAGATTAAAAATGAGATTATTTTTTCTAGCAGTAATGAAATTAATGATCTTATAGAGGAAATATTAAATGAAATGAAATCTAAATCAGTAAGCTTAACAATACGAAGTCGGCCTGATATTTTTGAGATTTATGAATCAAATAAGAATGTTCAGCATTTATGCTCAAATAAGATCACTCCTGAAAAAGTTACAAAAAACGACCAAAATTGGTTAATAAACTTAGAGAAAGAAATTTATAATTCCATTTCTAAGGATGATCTTGATTTGTATTATTTATCGTGTAAAATGGCTGTAAGTGAAAGACAGCTTCATAGAAAAATTGCAAATTTAGTTTACTTAACTCCTAATAAATACATACGCATACTAAGGCTGCATAAAGCAAAGCAACTAATAGATAACTATATTCAAGATTCCATTTCTCAAGTTTCTTATTCTGTTGGATATAATGATTCTCATTATTTTTCAAAATTGTTCAGTAATCAATATGATATATCCCCCAAAGCATTAATAAACTCACTAGCCTAAAAGAGTCTGATAAAAAAGTATTAATTAAATGCAGAATTTCTTTAAATCCACTTTAAAAGATTTTGAATTAAACGAAAATAATTTAGGCTGTATTAATGTAACGTTGTTGAGCAGTGTACAATTATTACTGATTATCAAAGGCTGTAAGATTCTTTAATGAATTTTTAAATAAAGCATAATTAAATAACCATAACCTTAAAAATATATATTATGAAACGAGTGCTTTTTTTCTTAGGTCAATTAGATGACAGAGATGTGGAATGGATGATCCAGAATGGACAAAAAATAGAATTAAAAACTGGCGAGAAACTGATCCAGAAAGGAAATTATGTTGATAGTTTATTCATTTTACTATCAGGTCAATTGTCAATTTTTTCAGATGAGACTGGTGGTGAAGAAATTGCGCTGCTGGGAGCTGGAGAAGTTGTAGGTGAAATGTCTTTTTTAGAATCTAGGCCTCCTTCGGTTTCTGTCATTTCAAAAAATGCATCCGTTGTCTATAAAATATCTCGTAATGCAATAGACTCAAGGCTTTCTTCAAATCCAGATTTTAAAGCTAATTTTTATTACTCATTGGCATTATTTCTTTCTAATAGATTAAGAAAAACAACAGATCGTTTAGGATATGGGGTTCCTGAAGAAGAGGATTTAATTGATACAAAAGTATTAGATGTGCTTTCTCAAGCTGGTGCTCGTTTTAGTCAAATATTAAATAAATTTTCCGAGGTTAAATTAAGCGTTAATTATTAAGGTTCAAATATGAGGAGTTACTTTTTGTTTTATATTTTATTGACTACAAGTAATATTTTATATTGTCAGTCTAAAATTAAATGTGATTTAATAGAGGTCTCAAGTATTGCATTTAATAAAAATCCAACGATAAAAAGCGCTAATTACTCTATCCAAAATGCCGAAGCTAATTTTCAACTTCAAAAAAGTATATTTGATTTTAACTTAAATTCAGAAATTGCATATAAAAATGATAAATACAATCTTTTTGATGCCGATTCTAGAAATAAATACGTCGATAAAGCCCTAAAAAATAATTCATTTGATGTTTCAACGGGCTTACAAAAAACATTACGTTCCGGACAAATAGTAAATGTAAGTTTAAATTATAATTATAATAATAGTAATTATCCCTATAATTCCTTTGCTGAATATGTTGGCGCTTTTTATGGTAATCATTCTAGCAATGTTAATCTTACATTAACCCAGCCTCTTTTA of Flavobacterium marginilacus contains these proteins:
- a CDS encoding cyclic nucleotide-binding domain-containing protein, with the protein product MKRVLFFLGQLDDRDVEWMIQNGQKIELKTGEKLIQKGNYVDSLFILLSGQLSIFSDETGGEEIALLGAGEVVGEMSFLESRPPSVSVISKNASVVYKISRNAIDSRLSSNPDFKANFYYSLALFLSNRLRKTTDRLGYGVPEEEDLIDTKVLDVLSQAGARFSQILNKFSEVKLSVNY
- a CDS encoding helix-turn-helix transcriptional regulator — translated: MNTTAKKTAIDWSSPDILNHLFSHIKSPLDSIITASTAGTPGNEIKNEIIFSSSNEINDLIEEILNEMKSKSVSLTIRSRPDIFEIYESNKNVQHLCSNKITPEKVTKNDQNWLINLEKEIYNSISKDDLDLYYLSCKMAVSERQLHRKIANLVYLTPNKYIRILRLHKAKQLIDNYIQDSISQVSYSVGYNDSHYFSKLFSNQYDISPKALINSLA